The Heptranchias perlo isolate sHepPer1 unplaced genomic scaffold, sHepPer1.hap1 HAP1_SCAFFOLD_275, whole genome shotgun sequence genome segment ccaatctggtgtcatctgtaaattttgaaattgtacttccgattcccgagtccaattcgttgatgtgaattgtgaacagtggtcccagaaccaatccttgtggagccccactttccaccttatacagtgtgagtcgctacaattaaccccactctctgttttagagcagtcgtcaagagaaacttctttacatcgggagtaggcagtctgtggaattcacttccacggttagtgtttggggcacacagttctgtaatgacaagtggtcctcatgtttttatccaagacaggcctcagcccagtcatttactctaaatgttggtgcaatagttcaagctcagaggtgccaggtatcgggagcagcagtcgctgtaaataaaatctaaatgtaagtaaataccaatatagttcatcttcatctatttctagtttaataacttttgctgaatgtggcccaggccaagtgccaggatatcgggtcaggttcaccataggaaatgagtttgacatccctgagatagacaatgtgaaccggattaccctcatccactaacccagcaacttcttcaaaaaactcaagcaagtttgtaagacaccattttctttcccagaagccgtgttgagtatctctaatggctccctctctttccccgtgatcataaacagcatctcttaggatcccttcaagcatcttccctctgatcgaggtcacactgatgggcctgtcattccccggctctgatttgtcccctttaatgaaaatgggaactacatgagctcccttccaatctcaggggacaatccctgactctattgagctgttgaagatacaggcaaggggctcacagagcacccgtcccatctctttaaacacccgggggtggatatcatctggacctggagcacaatgcattttgagagttcatattttatccaaagtgacatcccattctatattaatatttatgatgttattgttgacagcacatcccacagctggaatctgagcctcatccacaggagtgtagactgatgagaaatagtcattcaacagctctgccatagcccgggaatctgtcctgaactgtctttcagtggccctaaagcatctttaatggtcttctgactcctgacggagctggaaagacatttgctattattctcagaattgggcaccatcttcttttccaaagatctctgagcttctcgaatggctgcttttgtctccctcgattgtgggtgatatttgacccaattctcctgtaaactgaattcatcctgatccgatctgggttaaatgtaagacagttcggggagtcaggaatcattcaccgctggacccacactgagaggtaaaaccccagacggttccttcgtaaggattcctctggtacctcagcatatcattgtcagctatcttacagtccactcctggaggccccactccctgagcctgcaaccttcagcagggtcagtggtggagttccgcagtgggagtgatcccagagtaactgtcgggatcgcccccactctgtggatggtccggatcgtgtatttttagtgatcctggtgtctaacacgcacacatcaataaaaccgggaattctggaaacacactgcaggtccttctttatctggagatcaaatgactgttggataattgtaccagcagttaacaggctcctgggaactcctccctctgctattttaattcagactttaaatcatttattttaaatgggtttattttaaatgagttaacgcctgccttaaatggtagactcaggactgtcacacaaacaggttaaatcttcatagaataattaccacagtcatttttagactggacgccgcacggtgactttgctgtcagtgaagagagacgagaaagaccaaagtgccgtttgcccctctcagtgtggccctgaaggactgtgtccaggctgaagttctgttcccaccggacgatcctccccccagattgtcctttctgagctccagtcaggtgatgttaaacactcaggtgggaaagaccaaaatctacaacaaagtgtttgaaacaaagctgatttattgaacagatatccagaatattaaactctagCCCAGTTatcggggttattaacatcaggagaaacaaaccccaactgtcagaatgaacatggttcagtcctggatgggattaacagcagaatccaacccctgcagtcatatgtgaactcgctggtgtctcagcacatgtgatgactgagtgaatcccttcccacacacggagcaggtgaacagtctctccccagtgtgagtgcgtcgatgtctcagcagatcatttctgattttaaatcttttctcacagtcagaacatttaaaggtctctcttcagtgtgaactcgctggtgtgacagaaggagggatgaccgagtgaatctcttctttcacacagagcaggagaacggcctctccctagtgtgaactcgctggtgggtgcgttggtgtttcagcagattaaatttgcttttaaacctcttcttacagtcagaacatttaaaaggtctctcatcagtgtgaactcgctggtgtgacagcaggttggatgactgagtgaatcccttcccacacacggagcaggtgaacggcctctccccagtgtgggtgcgttggtgtgtcagcagttcaattttgcttttaaacctcttcttacagtcagaacatttaaaaggtctctcatcagtgtgaactcgctggtgtgacagcaggttggatgactgagtgaatcctttcccacacacggagcaggtgaacggcctctccccagtgtgggtccgttggtgtatcagcagaaTACTTTtccttttaaacctcatctcacagtcagaacattttaatggtctctcatcagagtgaactcgctggtgtcttagcagggtggatgactgagtgaatcccttcccacacacggagcaggtgaacggcctctccccagtgtgattgcgtcgatgagtttctagctctgaagggtaattgaatcccttcccacagtccccacatttccacggtttctccatggtccaggtgtccttgtgtctctccaggttggacgatcagttgaagcctcgtccacacacagaacacgtgtacggtttctccccgctgtgaatggtgcgatgttttttcaggctgtgtaactggttaaagctctttccacagtcagtgcactggaacactctcactcgggtgtgtgtgtgtctcggtgcttttccactcacactgatgtttgaaatcttctcccacggatagaacagacaaacatttctccttccacattcaaaggccgatgatattcaggtcctgatgaatcgagtgactctgtcagatcttgacgtgatctttgatttgagtttccctctgcaaatcctcccctgttaaaggagtttataaaagttatcaatgtaagtacaggatagaaattcagatcagataacttgactttctatggaacattatttcctctctcattcctcaaagctgtaaatccccgtcccacacactctccctcctccctgtgctgaaatccaaacccatcgcatcatatttcagtggccctaaaccgtgagtgaaagggtgagagaggaatgtgagagtgagtgagagagtgtgagagtgagtgtgagagagtgtgagtgattgtgagagagtgagtgtgagaaagtgtgagtacagcagtgggctcggtgtggagaatgaagtggggcaggtggagcatctttcagtggggcagcagtgatcataatctcatgaggtttagaatagttacggaaaaggacaaggaacagtcaaatgtgaaaattcttaactggaggagggcaaattccagtgagttaaaaagggatcttgtccgtgttgattggaatcaaaaattggcaggcagaacaataATTGAATGattggaggccttcaaggaggagttggtttgggtgcagagtaGACAGATGTCTACgggagagaaaggaagggcatccaaagctggagctccctgtatgacgaaagagatagagattaaaatgaaacaggaggCTTATgaggaatgtaaggttcataatacagtcgtgaaccaggctgaacaaagaaagtacagagatctaaaaaagggaataagaggtgcaaagagggagtatgagaatatatTGGTggtaaacataaaagggaatccaaaagtcttttataaacatacaaatggTAAAAGGGGAGTCAGAGGAAGGGCGGGGTCGattcgggacaaaaaaggagatcttcttgtggaggcagagggcatggctgaggcactaaatgattactttacatccgtcttcacaagagaagaggattctgccattttagcagtgaaggaggaggtagttctgatattggagacgataaaaatcgataaagaggaggtacttaaaagattggcagtgctcaaagtaaaaagtctttcggtccagatgggatgcctcctcgattactgagggaagtaagggtgtcgatagcagaggctctgaccacaatcttccaatcctccttggatatgggagtggtgtctgaggactggaggattgcaagtgtcacacccctgttcataaatgtgggagagggataaacccggcaattacaggccagtcagcctaacgtcggtggtgggaaacttcgaGAGACccgaatctgggacaaaattaattctcacttggaagaacgtgggttaataaatgagAGCCAATATAGATTTGATAAAagtaaaatcatgtctgactaatttgattgagttcttcaatgaaataacgagagggttgatgagggtagtgactcgatgttgtgtacatggacatttaaaaggcgtttggtaaagtaccaccaaatggacctgttggtaaaattgaagcccatggcagcatggatacaaaattggctgagagacagaaCGTGGAGATCAGTGATGAaccgttgttttacagactggaaggaagtatacagtgatgttccacaggggttgGTATTCGGACCATGACTcttttttgagatatattaatgacctagaagtGTAACcagtgggtgccgcaaggatcagtgcttgggcctcagctgtttacaatatatatcaatgacttagatgatgggaccgaatgtaatgtatccaagtttgctgacaatacaaagctaagtgggaaagtaagttgtgagggggacacaaagagtctgcaaagggatatggacaggttaagtgagtgggcgagaaggtggcagatagagtattatgtggggaaatgtgaggttattcactttggtaggaagaatagaaaaacagaatactttttaaatggtgagaaactattaaatattggtgttcagagggatttgggtgtcctcgtacaagaaacacagaaagttaacttgcaggtacagcgagcaatcaggaaagcaaatggaatgatggaatttattgcaaggcggttggagTAGCTCCCGAACCGATCACCATTTGTCCTTTATCAACGGATGCTCCCTGActcatcaccatttctccttcatttacagatactccACAACTGATCACGATTTCTCCttaatttacagacgctccctggccGATTACCACTTCCCCTTAATTTACTGATGCTCTCTGGCTTattaccatttctccttcttTTACAGACGCTccatgaccgatcaccatttctccttcattcacagacgctcccaGACCGAACaccatttctacttcatttacagacgctccctgactgatcaccatttctccttcatttacagacgctccctgactgatcaccatttctgcttcatttacagacgctccctgaccgatcaccatttcttcttcatttacagacgctccctgattcgatgagtcacgaggtttgacgctgacactgcgcatgctcggaggccgcgggccgtgtgttgagtttcgggtctgatctaaaccggagcccccggagtgtagagagagagaggagaatgttcactgtttgatattcgggcccggggccgcactcggggtttgtgaagcccccgccccctcccccggggtttattaacccgctccccccgcccatctctcacctgttgccgacacgatctcggcctcacaccccgcccgcc includes the following:
- the LOC137310779 gene encoding zinc finger protein 239-like, whose protein sequence is MEKPWKCGDCGKGFNYPSELETHRRNHTGERPFTCSVCGKGFTQSSTLLRHQRVHSDERPLKCSDCEMRFKRKSILLIHQRTHTGERPFTCSVCGKGFTQSSNLLSHQRVHTDERPFKCSDCKKRFKSKIELLTHQRTHTGERPFTCSVCGKGFTQSSNLLSHQRVHTDERPFKCSDCKKRFKSKFNLLKHQRTHQRVHTRERPFSCSV